The DNA sequence ATGGTAAAAGAAGTCAGTTTTTTCCATTGATTTGGTGCTAAACTTTTTCCTTTCCAGATCCCTTTGCTGATGCAACTAAGGGTGACGACTTGCTCCCTGCTGGGACAGAAGATAAAATCCACATAAGGATACAACAACGAAACGGGCGCAAGACTCTTACTACAGTGCAAGGAATTGCGGATgattatgacaaaaaaaagctAGTGAAGGCCTTCAAAAAGGTttgattttttgtttttttattttgaagcCATTAAATTAATTTGCTGTGAATTTAGACTTGTTGCTTTGTCAAATTAAAGGCAGTCTTTTATTGTTTGTAACTGCTTTTATTTTGCAGAAATTTGCCTGCAATGGTACCGTGATTGAGCACCCCGAGTATGGAGAAGTTATTCAGTTACAAGGAGACCAAAGAAAAAATATTTGTCAGTTTCTACTTGAggtaaattgtgtgtgtgtgtgtgtgtgtgtgtgtgtgtgtcttttgtttttgtttttgtttgtttcacatTTGTTAAATTTGAGGTTCTCTCTTTTATTCCCCTCCTCTACAGATAAACATTGTAAAGGAAGAACAGTTGAAGGTCCATGGTTTTTAAAATAATGGATTTACCAGAGGATCAGGACTACATCAGTTTTTAGGACACCAGACTTGATTATGGCTCTAAAGTTTTCTGATCAtattccagcatg is a window from the Brachyhypopomus gauderio isolate BG-103 chromosome 13, BGAUD_0.2, whole genome shotgun sequence genome containing:
- the eif1b gene encoding eukaryotic translation initiation factor 1b, which gives rise to MSSIQNLQSFDPFADATKGDDLLPAGTEDKIHIRIQQRNGRKTLTTVQGIADDYDKKKLVKAFKKKFACNGTVIEHPEYGEVIQLQGDQRKNICQFLLEINIVKEEQLKVHGF